One window of Kiritimatiellia bacterium genomic DNA carries:
- a CDS encoding transporter substrate-binding domain-containing protein, translated as MPGRRGWAVVALAMALSGAESRSEEARTVRVGVYQNPPKIFINPEGKPDGLFVDILEHVASQENWQLDFMVGNWADHVRALEEGRLDLLPDVAYTPERAARFKLSQVAVLSSWLEVYARPGLAIQDLEALHGLNVAVLDESIQQQVVRELLPDLGIEVRMTVLASHDEVLAAVQEKKADAGIVNRFFGGREAGRYRVSPTAIIFQPTKLVFAAPASSDGRLLDALDRRLARLKKDRSSIYYQILGAWLGEPGAAPRYPAWMRNALIGLGLLVLLLALLGFGMRRVVRIYTRDLRLKTRQLEEALHEVAKAHEEAIKQERLHALGRMASGIAHDFNNCLLSILGYSELMLLKPAGGGDRAEVQHSLEMIRTAAQDAAVIVKRMQAFYRAQQGDTRHDPVDLNSVVRDAVELSRPSWKTQAESAGIRIAVETRLGQIPFVQGSPSELRDMLINLIINAVHAMERDGTLNLTTSARGEWVALEVRDTGCGMTPEVKARCLDPFFTTKGEKGTGMGLAMVHGIVRDYQGKIVIDSEPGKGTTVTILLPIAARAAAPAEAPRPVAGPGPRRILVVDDDPRVLKTMSAMLRSVGHVVEVVSSAREALERMELDRPDILLTDLSMPDMTGMDLLHEVRNRGWTLPCLILSGTPEVAQQFAEDVIPILRKPISLADLNRAIAEALAAPAETPR; from the coding sequence ATGCCGGGTAGACGGGGATGGGCCGTCGTGGCGCTGGCGATGGCCCTGTCTGGCGCGGAAAGCCGTTCGGAGGAAGCCCGCACCGTGCGCGTGGGGGTCTACCAGAATCCCCCCAAGATCTTCATCAATCCGGAGGGCAAGCCCGACGGCCTCTTCGTCGATATCCTGGAACACGTGGCCTCCCAGGAGAACTGGCAACTGGATTTCATGGTCGGTAACTGGGCGGACCATGTCCGCGCGCTGGAGGAGGGGCGGCTGGATCTTCTGCCGGACGTGGCGTATACCCCGGAGCGCGCGGCTCGGTTCAAGTTGAGCCAGGTGGCCGTCCTTTCCTCATGGCTCGAGGTGTACGCGCGGCCCGGCCTCGCGATCCAGGACCTGGAGGCCCTGCACGGCCTGAACGTGGCGGTCCTGGACGAGAGCATCCAGCAGCAGGTGGTCCGCGAACTGCTGCCCGATCTCGGGATCGAAGTCCGGATGACGGTCCTGGCCAGCCATGACGAGGTGCTGGCCGCGGTGCAGGAGAAGAAAGCGGACGCCGGCATCGTCAACCGGTTCTTCGGCGGGCGCGAGGCGGGCCGCTACCGGGTGTCGCCCACGGCCATCATCTTCCAGCCCACCAAGCTGGTCTTTGCCGCGCCGGCCTCGTCGGACGGCCGGCTGCTGGACGCCCTGGACCGGCGGCTCGCGCGCCTGAAGAAGGATCGCTCGTCGATCTACTACCAGATCCTGGGCGCCTGGCTGGGAGAGCCGGGGGCCGCGCCCCGCTACCCGGCCTGGATGCGCAACGCGCTGATCGGGTTGGGTCTGCTCGTGCTCCTGCTGGCCCTGCTGGGCTTCGGCATGCGCCGCGTCGTGCGCATCTATACCCGCGACCTCCGCCTGAAGACGCGGCAGTTGGAGGAGGCCCTCCACGAGGTGGCCAAGGCCCACGAGGAGGCCATCAAGCAGGAGCGCCTGCACGCGCTGGGGCGCATGGCCAGCGGGATCGCCCACGATTTCAACAACTGCCTGCTGTCCATCCTCGGCTATTCCGAACTGATGCTGCTCAAGCCGGCCGGCGGCGGGGATCGCGCGGAGGTGCAGCACAGCCTCGAGATGATCCGGACGGCGGCCCAGGACGCCGCGGTCATCGTCAAGCGCATGCAGGCCTTCTACCGGGCGCAGCAGGGTGACACGCGGCACGATCCCGTGGACCTGAACTCGGTGGTCCGCGACGCCGTGGAGTTGAGCCGCCCGAGCTGGAAGACGCAGGCGGAATCCGCCGGCATACGGATCGCCGTGGAAACCCGCCTCGGCCAGATTCCCTTCGTCCAAGGCTCGCCGTCCGAGCTGCGGGACATGCTGATCAACCTGATCATCAACGCCGTTCACGCCATGGAGCGGGACGGCACGTTGAACCTGACCACCTCGGCGCGCGGGGAATGGGTGGCGCTGGAGGTCCGGGACACGGGCTGCGGGATGACGCCCGAAGTCAAGGCGCGCTGTCTCGATCCGTTCTTCACAACCAAGGGCGAGAAGGGCACCGGCATGGGGCTGGCCATGGTGCACGGTATCGTCCGCGACTACCAGGGCAAGATCGTGATCGACAGCGAGCCGGGGAAGGGGACCACCGTCACCATCCTGCTGCCCATCGCCGCCCGGGCGGCGGCGCCGGCCGAGGCGCCGCGCCCCGTGGCCGGTCCGGGCCCGCGGAGAATCCTGGTGGTGGACGACGATCCCCGCGTGTTGAAGACCATGTCCGCCATGCTGCGGTCGGTGGGCCACGTGGTCGAAGTCGTTTCGTCGGCGCGCGAGGCGCTGGAGCGGATGGAACTGGACCGGCCCGACATCCTGCTCACCGACCTGTCCATGCCCGACATGACCGGCATGGACCTGCTGCACGAGGTCCGGAATCGCGGGTGGACGCTGCCCTGCCTGATCCTCTCGGGCACGCCCGAGGTGGCGCAGCAATTCGCCGAGGACGTGATTCCCATCCTCCGCAAGCCCATTTCGCTGGCGGACCTGAACCGGGCCATTGCCGAGGCCCTGGCCGCGCCGGCCGAAACGCCCCGCTGA
- a CDS encoding DUF1570 domain-containing protein, with product MRRRHPWRWVRTAVLAGLLGGSLLLLYWNRVGDPRFYQFLETDPGRWMAHAFRWYGEGDEAVPEDKPEDRWTDAERETRRRMEERVRAEQSTHELVFTDGQTLRGRIVEERRDELVFVRTYGDSAEVTAVIPRRRLESIEQLEPPAPDISYRDVRFQMDFPELNFYRRPPFSLLTDESFFRVEQMVEILEVLHGQFVEVWRGLMVETRRDRSIQVLFFSRQDAFRAYQREHAPRMESTAGFYSPRLDRLVLFNQRASERVADLRRQVEEEEARHRAGRLSPEVEARLREWRRETEQDIERLAETQTRTTIRHEGAHQLFYDYGIHSRHGIEGEWLIEGLATFCETLPLGAEDPLRLRSLREALDEGRLIGLEELVDLRDDAGLMSFGVHERIGLAYDQSWGLVYFLMQPEYRNSFFDYLRYLRDRNNFQAIRKAGQLAVLCRFLRLKPNELWERWLAFVLEKQS from the coding sequence ATGCGGCGCAGGCATCCATGGCGGTGGGTCCGGACGGCGGTCCTGGCCGGGCTGCTCGGCGGCTCGCTGCTCCTGTTGTACTGGAACCGGGTAGGCGATCCGCGCTTCTACCAGTTCCTGGAAACCGATCCGGGGCGCTGGATGGCCCATGCCTTCCGCTGGTACGGCGAAGGCGACGAAGCCGTCCCGGAGGACAAGCCCGAGGATCGGTGGACGGACGCCGAACGGGAAACCCGGCGGCGCATGGAGGAGCGGGTCCGGGCCGAGCAGTCGACCCATGAACTGGTCTTCACCGACGGGCAGACGCTCCGCGGCCGGATCGTGGAGGAGCGCCGGGACGAGCTGGTCTTCGTCCGCACCTACGGCGACAGCGCCGAGGTCACCGCGGTGATCCCCCGCCGCCGGCTGGAATCCATCGAGCAGCTCGAACCGCCGGCCCCGGACATCTCCTACCGGGACGTGCGGTTCCAGATGGACTTCCCGGAGTTGAATTTCTACCGGCGCCCCCCGTTCAGCCTCCTGACCGACGAGTCCTTTTTCCGCGTCGAGCAGATGGTGGAAATCCTGGAAGTCCTGCACGGGCAGTTCGTGGAGGTGTGGCGGGGCCTGATGGTCGAGACCCGCCGCGATCGAAGCATCCAGGTGCTGTTCTTTTCCCGGCAGGATGCCTTCCGGGCCTACCAGCGGGAGCACGCGCCCCGCATGGAAAGCACGGCCGGGTTCTACAGCCCGCGCCTGGACCGGCTGGTGCTCTTCAACCAGCGCGCCTCGGAGCGCGTCGCCGACCTCCGCCGCCAGGTGGAGGAAGAAGAGGCGCGCCACCGCGCCGGGCGCCTCTCGCCGGAGGTCGAGGCCCGGCTGCGCGAGTGGCGCCGGGAAACCGAGCAGGACATCGAACGGCTGGCCGAGACCCAGACGCGGACGACGATCCGCCACGAGGGCGCGCACCAGTTGTTCTACGATTACGGCATTCACTCGCGGCACGGGATCGAGGGCGAGTGGCTGATCGAGGGGCTGGCGACCTTCTGCGAAACCCTGCCGCTGGGGGCGGAGGATCCCCTCCGGCTCCGCTCGCTGCGGGAGGCGCTGGACGAGGGGAGGCTGATCGGGCTGGAGGAACTGGTCGATCTGCGCGACGACGCGGGCCTCATGTCGTTCGGCGTCCACGAGCGGATCGGGCTCGCCTACGACCAGTCCTGGGGCCTGGTCTATTTCCTCATGCAGCCTGAATACCGGAATTCGTTTTTCGATTATCTCCGCTATCTGCGCGACAGGAATAATTTCCAGGCGATCCGGAAGGCCGGGCAGCTGGCCGTGCTCTGCCGCTTCCTGCGGCTCAAGCCGAATGAACTGTGGGAGCGATGGCTGGCCTTCGTCCTGGAAAAGCAATCTTGA